From the Bacteroidia bacterium genome, one window contains:
- a CDS encoding PfkB family carbohydrate kinase: protein MNIVILGHLVLDEIHTFDGGIIESAGGITFPLSAFAAASAPEDVLLPVFPYGSDAGDVLRGLLRDFPNIDASHCTAVAEANTRVRLFHDAHAGYNTQLVSSLGSISRDSLQRVLPQAQLVYLNMMTGQDILPSEAALLRDPGRLVYLDLHMIAYRVRPDGHREPAAPSDWAQWARATDVLQCNEREFAAFLPDDADDASRVRRLFDAADLRCVVITRGEKGADIFLPSGERAHVPAEPVTRLVDTTGCGDTFGSVFALGLARNENVELAARRAARAASFVASVPGSHGIGGLRAVLAEALP from the coding sequence ATGAACATCGTCATTCTCGGGCATCTGGTCCTGGATGAGATCCACACCTTCGATGGCGGCATTATCGAAAGCGCGGGGGGCATCACCTTTCCGCTGTCGGCTTTCGCCGCGGCGTCCGCACCGGAGGATGTGCTGCTTCCCGTGTTTCCGTACGGGAGCGATGCCGGCGACGTGCTGCGCGGACTCTTGCGCGACTTCCCGAATATAGACGCTTCGCATTGCACCGCTGTCGCGGAAGCAAATACGCGGGTGCGCTTGTTCCACGATGCCCACGCCGGCTACAACACGCAGCTCGTTTCCAGTCTCGGCTCCATCTCGCGCGACAGTCTCCAACGCGTGCTCCCGCAGGCACAGCTCGTGTATCTCAACATGATGACGGGACAGGACATACTCCCATCGGAGGCGGCGCTTCTCCGTGATCCGGGCCGTCTCGTGTATCTGGATTTGCACATGATCGCCTACCGCGTTCGTCCGGATGGTCATCGCGAACCCGCCGCGCCGTCCGATTGGGCGCAGTGGGCACGCGCAACGGATGTGCTGCAGTGCAACGAGCGGGAATTCGCGGCCTTCCTCCCGGATGACGCAGACGACGCATCGCGTGTGCGCCGACTCTTCGATGCCGCCGATCTCCGCTGTGTCGTGATTACACGGGGCGAAAAGGGTGCGGACATTTTTCTCCCCTCCGGAGAGCGCGCGCATGTACCCGCGGAGCCGGTCACGCGTCTTGTGGACACCACCGGATGCGGCGATACTTTCGGCAGCGTGTTCGCATTGGGCCTGGCCCGGAACGAAAACGTCGAGCTTGCCGCCCGCCGGGCGGCACGGGCCGCGTCCTTCGTGGCCTCGGTACCGGGGTCGCACGGTATCGGCGGATTACGTGCGGTACTTGCGGAGGCGCTACCATGA
- a CDS encoding NAD(P)-dependent oxidoreductase, with amino-acid sequence MKVLITGAHGLLGQKLALVLGAETRWELLLTDLAPRTFFINERFDYQQLDITIRTDVKSLIAAYKPDVIINTAAMTDVDGCETDKVAAWSLNTDALKHLIIGARRIEGCRIVQLSTDYVFDGRSGPYDEQSRPAPLSYYGKSKLAAENALRSSGVDGLIVRTQVLYGTGYEVRKNFVSWVLSQLEKNTPFKVVDDQTGNPTLADDLAWGILKLIERGCSGVYHVSGPEAITRFSFARKIADIFGFQPGLITRTTSAEIGQAANRPMDSTFITLKFEAATGTRLGDTAQGLERLRYQIRDGAEHTGLLSDPRFK; translated from the coding sequence ATGAAAGTGCTTATCACTGGTGCGCACGGCTTGCTCGGGCAGAAGCTGGCGCTCGTACTTGGGGCGGAAACGCGCTGGGAACTGCTGCTGACGGATCTTGCGCCCCGCACGTTTTTCATCAACGAGCGCTTCGACTATCAGCAGCTCGACATCACCATCCGCACAGATGTGAAAAGTCTCATCGCCGCCTACAAGCCTGACGTGATCATCAATACCGCGGCCATGACCGATGTGGACGGTTGCGAGACGGACAAAGTCGCGGCATGGAGTCTCAACACGGACGCATTGAAGCACCTCATCATCGGTGCCCGGCGCATCGAGGGCTGCCGTATCGTTCAGCTCTCCACCGATTACGTGTTCGATGGCCGCAGCGGCCCCTACGACGAGCAGTCGCGTCCCGCACCCCTGAGCTATTACGGCAAATCCAAGCTTGCCGCGGAAAACGCGCTGCGCAGCAGCGGGGTGGATGGACTCATCGTCCGTACGCAGGTGCTGTACGGCACCGGATATGAGGTCAGGAAAAATTTCGTCTCCTGGGTGTTGTCCCAGTTGGAAAAAAACACTCCGTTCAAGGTCGTGGACGATCAGACAGGCAATCCAACGCTTGCGGACGACCTGGCCTGGGGCATTCTCAAGCTGATCGAGCGCGGTTGCAGCGGCGTGTATCATGTGAGTGGCCCGGAGGCCATAACCCGTTTTTCATTTGCCCGAAAAATTGCCGACATTTTCGGGTTCCAACCGGGACTCATCACCCGGACCACCTCGGCGGAAATCGGCCAGGCCGCAAACCGTCCCATGGACAGCACCTTCATCACGCTGAAATTCGAAGCTGCCACCGGCACACGACTCGGCGATACCGCGCAGGGCCTCGAGCGCCTGCGCTATCAGATCAGGGATGGAGCGGAGCACACCGGTCTGTTATCCGATCCGCGATTCAAATAA
- a CDS encoding HAD family hydrolase has translation MSIISAVTIDFWNTLVDSSNGPLRRRARNEAMQRVFEALHRAWDEDAVNDAFRIAYERFEHRWYGEQRTMRADESVRILWDHLNLDVPADLHNEVVRRMEWSILDGMPQLLPHAGDVLRTLAAHKKIALISDTAMSPGSVLREVLVQHGVAQHFHAMVFSDETGVSKPHARAFTTALSQLGAEARSAVHIGDIERTDIAGAKASGMRAILFRGDVTGRYHGEQDTDRTAADAIAHSWLEIENIIAGWDAANGAPTAQTKGQG, from the coding sequence ATGAGCATCATATCCGCGGTTACCATAGATTTTTGGAACACGCTCGTGGATTCGAGCAACGGGCCTCTCAGGCGCCGGGCGCGCAACGAGGCCATGCAGCGCGTATTTGAGGCCCTGCATCGCGCTTGGGACGAAGACGCCGTGAACGACGCTTTCCGGATAGCGTACGAGCGTTTCGAGCATCGCTGGTACGGCGAGCAGCGCACCATGCGGGCCGACGAATCCGTGCGCATTTTGTGGGATCATCTCAACCTGGACGTACCAGCGGATCTTCACAACGAAGTCGTGCGCCGCATGGAGTGGAGCATACTCGACGGTATGCCGCAACTGCTTCCGCATGCCGGGGATGTTCTGCGCACACTCGCTGCGCACAAGAAAATCGCCCTCATTTCCGACACGGCCATGTCTCCGGGGAGCGTCCTGCGCGAGGTGCTCGTGCAGCACGGTGTTGCGCAGCATTTTCACGCGATGGTGTTTTCCGATGAAACCGGAGTCTCCAAGCCGCATGCGCGTGCCTTCACCACGGCGCTCTCGCAGCTCGGGGCCGAGGCGCGCTCGGCCGTACATATCGGCGACATCGAGCGCACGGACATCGCCGGAGCCAAAGCCAGCGGCATGAGAGCGATACTGTTTCGCGGTGACGTCACGGGCCGCTATCACGGTGAGCAAGATACCGACCGAACAGCGGCGGATGCCATAGCGCACAGCTGGCTGGAAATTGAGAACATCATCGCGGGATGGGACGCGGCCAATGGCGCACCCACCGCACAGACGAAAGGACAGGGATGA
- a CDS encoding ABC transporter ATP-binding protein/permease has protein sequence MRNDFLAHLQKLSLNYFSTTTTGDIMAYATNDISAVRMFVGPAVMYTANTVFSFIIIVGVMLAIHPLLTLYALLPLPLLSWAVNRLGNLIHKRYEEIQQHYGVLTSRANENISGIRVVKAYLREQYEIGVFRRLSEEYRDRNMRMVRIQSLFMPMLGLLVGVSVILIIWLGGRAVIAQEMTLGALMQFIIYLGMLIWPMAAIGWVVNLVQRASASMKRLDQVLLREPDIADGPETDHAIARLHGNIRFEHVSFRYGENLPEVLRNIDLELKAGETLGIIGMTGSGKSSLVQLIPRLFDVSTGTVFIDGHDVRRIPLEVLRRHISFVTQETFLFSDTLRNNIGYGVDGADEADVLEAASLAQLDKDVRDFPKGYETMLGERGITLSGGQKQRVSLARALLRNPTILILDDALSAVDTHTEEDILRRLRTVLAGRTSILISHRISTVQLADRIIVLRDGEITEEGTHEQLVALEGLYADLYQKQLLAAELEEME, from the coding sequence CTGCGCAATGATTTTCTCGCGCATCTGCAGAAACTGTCGCTGAACTATTTCAGCACCACGACCACGGGCGACATCATGGCCTATGCCACCAACGACATTTCCGCGGTGCGCATGTTCGTGGGCCCGGCGGTGATGTACACGGCGAACACAGTCTTCAGTTTCATCATCATCGTGGGTGTGATGCTCGCCATCCATCCGTTGCTCACCCTGTACGCGCTGCTGCCTCTGCCGTTGCTCTCGTGGGCGGTGAATCGTCTCGGCAATCTCATTCACAAACGCTACGAGGAAATTCAGCAGCATTATGGTGTGCTCACGAGCAGGGCAAACGAGAATATTTCCGGCATTCGCGTCGTCAAGGCGTATTTACGCGAGCAGTATGAGATCGGTGTGTTCCGCCGTCTGAGCGAAGAGTACCGCGACAGGAATATGCGCATGGTGCGCATACAGTCGCTGTTCATGCCCATGCTGGGTTTGCTCGTGGGGGTGTCGGTCATTCTCATCATCTGGCTCGGGGGACGCGCCGTCATAGCGCAGGAGATGACGCTGGGCGCGCTGATGCAGTTCATCATTTATCTCGGCATGCTCATCTGGCCCATGGCGGCCATCGGGTGGGTGGTGAATCTGGTGCAGCGCGCCTCCGCCTCGATGAAGCGCCTCGATCAGGTGCTGCTGCGCGAGCCGGATATCGCGGACGGTCCCGAAACCGACCACGCAATAGCGCGGTTGCACGGGAATATCCGTTTCGAACATGTCAGCTTCCGCTATGGCGAAAACCTTCCGGAGGTTCTGCGCAACATCGATCTCGAACTCAAAGCGGGAGAAACGCTCGGCATCATCGGTATGACCGGTTCAGGCAAAAGCTCGCTGGTGCAGCTTATCCCGCGGCTGTTCGACGTCTCGACAGGTACCGTTTTCATTGACGGGCATGATGTGCGACGTATCCCGTTGGAGGTGCTGCGGCGTCACATTTCCTTTGTCACGCAGGAAACCTTCCTCTTCTCGGATACCCTGCGCAACAACATCGGCTACGGTGTGGACGGCGCGGACGAAGCCGACGTACTCGAAGCCGCGTCGCTGGCGCAATTGGATAAGGATGTCCGGGATTTTCCCAAAGGGTACGAAACAATGCTCGGTGAACGCGGCATCACCTTGTCCGGTGGCCAGAAGCAGCGGGTGAGTCTCGCGCGCGCGTTGCTGCGCAATCCCACCATACTGATTCTCGACGACGCGCTCTCGGCGGTGGACACGCATACGGAAGAAGACATTCTCCGTCGCCTGCGCACGGTACTCGCCGGACGTACGAGCATACTCATCAGTCATCGCATATCCACCGTGCAGTTGGCGGACCGCATCATCGTGCTTCGCGATGGTGAAATTACGGAGGAGGGGACGCATGAACAGCTCGTCGCGCTCGAAGGTCTGTACGCCGATCTGTATCAGAAGCAGCTTCTCGCGGCCGAACTGGAGGAAATGGAATGA
- a CDS encoding bifunctional oligoribonuclease/PAP phosphatase NrnA codes for MSDPALPMTDTAGMLAVLRGEGPVIITTHTTPDADALGSQLGLLRFLRAQGREVRAINADAVPEALRFLDGGNDLERWDAAVHEHVVLDAALIVCVDLNERGRCGALASALERSGATIAVIDHHLDPKPFAHHYLSVIEASSTAEIVLDLITAAGMPLDFALAQPLYAGIVTDTGSFRFERTTPALHRKAALLLEAGVDPQDTHRRIYDDYPVGRTMLLGRVLADMRQVCDGRVTILRVTRQMFEDTGTSLEDVENIVNYGLGIRGVEATALLTEVEDTVKISFRSRGAIAVNTIAQQFNGGGHRLAAGGRVYGQPLESVTQRVVKALCKAVGA; via the coding sequence ATGAGCGATCCCGCCTTGCCCATGACGGATACCGCCGGCATGCTCGCTGTACTGCGCGGTGAGGGACCGGTCATCATCACGACGCACACAACGCCGGATGCCGATGCGCTCGGGAGTCAGCTCGGACTGTTGCGCTTCCTGCGCGCGCAAGGCCGTGAGGTCCGCGCCATCAATGCCGACGCCGTACCCGAAGCCCTGCGCTTTCTCGACGGTGGCAATGATCTGGAGCGATGGGACGCCGCAGTGCACGAACACGTCGTCCTCGATGCAGCGCTGATCGTCTGCGTGGATCTCAACGAGCGCGGACGTTGCGGGGCGCTCGCTTCCGCACTGGAGCGGAGCGGGGCCACGATTGCCGTCATTGATCATCACCTCGATCCTAAACCCTTCGCGCATCACTATCTCAGCGTCATCGAAGCCTCGTCCACAGCGGAAATCGTGCTCGATCTCATCACCGCTGCCGGCATGCCGCTGGATTTCGCACTCGCGCAGCCGCTGTACGCGGGGATAGTGACGGACACGGGATCGTTCCGATTCGAGCGCACCACCCCCGCGCTGCATCGCAAAGCCGCCCTGCTGCTCGAGGCGGGTGTCGATCCGCAGGACACGCACCGGCGCATCTACGATGACTATCCCGTGGGACGCACGATGCTGCTCGGACGCGTTCTGGCGGATATGCGCCAGGTGTGCGACGGGCGTGTAACGATTCTTCGAGTTACCCGACAGATGTTCGAGGATACCGGCACGTCACTCGAGGATGTGGAGAACATCGTCAATTACGGACTGGGGATACGTGGCGTGGAGGCCACCGCCTTGCTGACGGAAGTGGAAGACACTGTGAAAATCAGCTTCCGTTCACGCGGCGCCATAGCGGTCAACACCATCGCGCAGCAGTTCAACGGGGGAGGGCATCGTCTCGCCGCGGGCGGCCGTGTGTATGGTCAGCCCCTCGAAAGCGTCACACAGCGCGTGGTCAAGGCCCTGTGCAAGGCTGTGGGAGCGTAG
- a CDS encoding periplasmic heavy metal sensor — MTRQIFPLIAMMLLLSFGASAQPGRGFREEGLRRLEKLDLSAEQKSALKDAMREHRKKGIDLRAAVQKKRLDLKELMDAEQPDRKRYEALNKEIADVQLQQKMLLFDMRQSLMNILTPEQRKTWLESRDEGMRGMRGRDGHRPGRHGDRDDDEDDD; from the coding sequence ATGACCCGACAAATTTTTCCCCTTATCGCAATGATGCTGCTCCTGAGTTTCGGCGCCTCAGCGCAGCCCGGCCGCGGTTTCAGGGAGGAAGGACTTCGCCGTCTCGAGAAGCTTGATCTGAGCGCCGAGCAGAAAAGCGCGCTGAAAGACGCCATGCGCGAGCACCGGAAAAAAGGCATTGATCTGCGAGCGGCTGTGCAGAAGAAACGTCTCGACCTCAAGGAACTCATGGACGCCGAACAGCCCGACCGCAAGCGCTACGAAGCACTGAACAAGGAAATCGCCGACGTACAGCTTCAGCAGAAAATGCTGCTCTTCGACATGCGTCAGAGTCTGATGAACATCCTCACACCCGAGCAGCGGAAGACCTGGCTCGAATCGCGCGACGAGGGCATGCGCGGCATGCGGGGTCGCGACGGCCATCGCCCCGGCCGCCACGGCGACAGAGACGACGACGAGGACGACGACTAA
- a CDS encoding asparaginase — protein sequence MSTISIIFTGGTISMTIDPASGGAVPSLSGEQILGKMADVRALADMRCIEYGKYPGPHVTPSMMLDIARIAQAEADRDDVAGVIITHGTDTLEETAYLLDLVLDTAKPVILVGSMNHSEDPDWDGPVNVRDAVLTIVSGQFKGLGVMTCLSGDINAASEVTKTHTLQRDTFMSFDFGPLGRIFEGKAVFLRKPFIHDHIGTDAVVEPVHILKCYAGMDITPFRTVIQHQVRGLVVEAMGTGNVPPKAYDGILEVLDADIPVVLVSRCPRGNTDDVYGYYGAGRNLHAAGVIFARYLNGQKARIKLMLSLSMTRDRKRLAGMFEGS from the coding sequence ATGAGCACCATTTCCATTATCTTCACCGGCGGCACCATTTCCATGACCATAGACCCCGCGAGCGGGGGAGCGGTGCCGTCGCTGAGCGGCGAGCAGATTCTCGGAAAAATGGCGGATGTCCGCGCCCTCGCCGACATGCGCTGCATCGAGTATGGCAAATATCCCGGACCGCATGTGACACCTTCCATGATGCTCGATATCGCCCGCATCGCGCAGGCTGAAGCGGATCGCGACGATGTCGCCGGCGTGATCATTACCCACGGCACGGATACGCTTGAGGAAACCGCCTATCTGCTGGATCTCGTGCTCGACACCGCCAAGCCCGTCATACTCGTGGGCTCGATGAACCATTCCGAAGATCCGGATTGGGACGGTCCCGTTAACGTGCGCGACGCCGTGCTCACCATCGTCTCCGGACAGTTCAAGGGCCTCGGCGTCATGACTTGCCTGAGCGGCGACATCAACGCGGCCAGCGAGGTGACGAAAACCCATACGCTGCAGCGCGATACCTTCATGAGCTTCGATTTCGGACCTCTCGGGAGAATATTCGAAGGCAAGGCGGTGTTCCTCCGCAAGCCCTTCATTCATGATCATATCGGCACGGACGCCGTTGTGGAGCCGGTGCATATTCTGAAATGCTACGCGGGAATGGACATCACGCCGTTCCGCACGGTGATACAGCATCAAGTGCGGGGACTGGTTGTGGAGGCCATGGGCACCGGCAACGTGCCGCCCAAAGCCTATGACGGGATACTGGAAGTCCTGGATGCAGACATTCCCGTGGTGCTGGTATCGCGCTGTCCGCGGGGCAACACCGACGATGTGTACGGATACTACGGCGCGGGACGCAATCTGCACGCGGCTGGCGTGATTTTCGCCCGCTATCTCAACGGACAAAAAGCGCGCATCAAACTCATGCTCTCACTTTCAATGACGCGTGACAGAAAGCGATTGGCGGGGATGTTCGAGGGATCATAA
- a CDS encoding DUF4835 family protein, with product MKRRNEMEFFMRLLLPALAALLLCTLPARAQEIDLSVEITMDVLTPSQKDYLSEFQQKLLDYVNDYRWTEVEFYGDRIPVRMSINFNSGTDGGEFTAQVVIDAQRRTWKDGRPTAGTSLIVRILDQKWAFSYIKGQPIIHDDFQYNEIASFIDFYIYLILGMDFDSYEPLQGSDYYQKALTVAQRSQAGTRAQEWRGNPNQYSRLNFISEFLNAQYESFRTALYWYYYEGLDFIETEKDVAQQSIGKALESIATVLTRTSGRSLLLTMWLDAKSSEFCRLLDGYAERGKVMSAMVTADPARSEVYRQCMF from the coding sequence ATGAAGAGACGAAACGAAATGGAATTTTTCATGCGACTGCTCCTCCCTGCGCTTGCCGCCCTGCTCCTCTGCACACTTCCTGCCCGAGCCCAGGAAATCGACCTCTCGGTGGAAATCACCATGGACGTCCTGACACCCTCGCAGAAGGACTATCTCTCCGAATTTCAGCAGAAATTGCTGGACTATGTCAACGATTACCGCTGGACGGAAGTCGAATTCTACGGCGACAGGATTCCCGTGCGCATGAGCATCAACTTCAACTCCGGCACGGACGGAGGAGAATTCACCGCGCAGGTTGTGATCGACGCGCAGCGCCGCACCTGGAAGGACGGCCGCCCCACCGCGGGCACATCGCTCATTGTCCGTATTCTCGATCAAAAATGGGCCTTCAGCTACATCAAGGGACAGCCCATCATTCACGATGATTTTCAGTACAACGAAATCGCGAGTTTCATTGATTTTTACATCTACCTGATTCTCGGGATGGATTTCGACAGCTACGAGCCGTTGCAGGGATCCGACTATTATCAGAAGGCGCTGACCGTCGCACAGCGCAGCCAGGCGGGTACGCGGGCTCAGGAGTGGCGCGGGAATCCCAACCAGTACAGCCGGCTGAATTTCATTTCCGAGTTTCTCAACGCCCAATACGAAAGTTTCAGAACCGCTCTGTACTGGTATTACTACGAAGGACTGGACTTCATCGAAACCGAAAAAGACGTCGCGCAGCAATCCATCGGCAAGGCGTTGGAGAGCATCGCCACGGTGCTGACGCGCACGAGCGGTCGTTCGCTGCTGCTGACGATGTGGCTCGACGCCAAGAGCAGCGAGTTCTGTCGTTTGCTCGACGGCTATGCCGAGCGTGGTAAAGTGATGAGTGCGATGGTCACCGCCGATCCCGCACGGTCGGAGGTGTATCGTCAGTGCATGTTCTGA